From the Clostridiales bacterium FE2011 genome, one window contains:
- a CDS encoding glycoside hydrolase family 127 protein, whose protein sequence is MIQAVKGRNVKILPGLFQRRMKLNEDYLMELDPGCLLQNFYIEAGIIPPGGQIIPDPANARMHWGWEAPSCQLRGHFLGHWLSAAATLCDGGNKPELKTRIDFIVDELAKCQKLNGGEWVGSIPEKYFAFMKPGNYIWSPQYTMHKTIMGLKDVYERLGNEKAIQILDKLADWYVRWVKENEEEDPEVVFRGEQAGMLEVWADLYALTQKEKYLYLIKAYEGNALFERLDKGGDALSDDHANASIPLAHGAARMAEITGDEKWIKRLEAFWKTAVTERGMFATTGSNAGEFWIPPHSHGRYMGNEDQEFCTVYNMVRAAEYLYRRTLKKEYADYIERAIYNGFLAQQNKDTGMPTYFLPMLPGSKKRWGSKTRDFWCCFGTMVQAQTIYPELVWYTDGKDVTVSQYFPSEAEMDLEYGKVQVRQAVHMKNYDNQVLFDEHSGGRVSRWSIRFTVKSEGKGEWALRLRVPAWIAGEPVVSVNGKEIKAEIEEGYIVLARNWGEEEVVDVFFPSEVRFEKLDGAEELVCFVDGPVVLAGLTDTDKGIKGKPEEILLPEQSHTYGAFVWTQNVYLTRKQKENFRLVPLYEVTNEAYTVYFTSES, encoded by the coding sequence ATGATACAGGCTGTGAAGGGCAGAAATGTAAAGATACTGCCTGGATTATTTCAGCGCAGGATGAAGCTGAATGAGGACTACCTGATGGAGCTGGATCCGGGATGCCTGCTCCAGAATTTCTATATTGAAGCAGGAATCATTCCGCCGGGAGGACAGATTATCCCTGATCCGGCCAATGCCAGGATGCACTGGGGATGGGAGGCGCCGAGCTGCCAGCTGCGGGGACACTTCCTCGGGCACTGGCTGAGTGCGGCCGCGACGCTGTGCGATGGGGGAAACAAGCCGGAACTGAAAACCCGGATTGACTTCATCGTGGATGAACTGGCGAAGTGCCAGAAGCTGAACGGCGGTGAATGGGTCGGCAGCATTCCGGAGAAGTACTTCGCGTTTATGAAACCCGGTAATTATATCTGGTCTCCGCAGTACACGATGCACAAGACCATCATGGGCCTGAAGGACGTATACGAGCGGCTGGGCAACGAGAAAGCGATCCAGATCCTGGACAAGCTGGCGGACTGGTATGTACGCTGGGTGAAGGAAAATGAGGAAGAGGATCCGGAAGTTGTTTTCCGCGGAGAACAGGCCGGCATGCTGGAAGTATGGGCGGACCTGTACGCGCTGACGCAGAAAGAAAAGTATCTTTACCTGATCAAGGCTTATGAAGGAAACGCACTGTTTGAGCGTCTGGACAAAGGCGGAGACGCGCTGAGCGATGATCACGCCAACGCCTCCATTCCGCTGGCACACGGTGCGGCACGGATGGCCGAGATCACCGGAGATGAAAAGTGGATCAAGCGGCTGGAAGCCTTCTGGAAGACAGCAGTAACAGAACGTGGTATGTTTGCCACGACCGGAAGCAACGCCGGTGAATTCTGGATTCCGCCCCACAGCCATGGACGGTATATGGGAAATGAGGATCAGGAATTCTGCACGGTGTATAACATGGTGCGGGCTGCGGAATACCTGTATCGAAGGACACTGAAAAAGGAATACGCCGACTATATTGAGCGGGCAATCTATAACGGTTTCCTGGCACAGCAGAACAAGGATACCGGCATGCCGACCTACTTCCTGCCGATGCTGCCGGGCAGCAAGAAGAGATGGGGAAGCAAGACCAGGGACTTCTGGTGCTGCTTCGGCACGATGGTGCAGGCCCAGACAATTTATCCGGAACTGGTATGGTACACTGACGGCAAGGACGTGACCGTGAGCCAGTACTTCCCGAGTGAAGCAGAGATGGATCTGGAGTACGGGAAGGTTCAGGTGCGCCAGGCTGTACATATGAAGAATTATGACAACCAGGTGCTGTTTGATGAGCACAGCGGCGGACGGGTGTCCCGGTGGAGCATCCGGTTCACGGTGAAGAGCGAAGGCAAAGGTGAATGGGCTCTGCGGCTGCGGGTACCGGCATGGATTGCCGGGGAACCGGTGGTCAGTGTGAACGGAAAAGAGATCAAGGCAGAGATTGAAGAAGGGTATATCGTGCTGGCACGTAATTGGGGAGAAGAAGAGGTCGTGGATGTGTTCTTCCCGAGTGAAGTCCGGTTTGAGAAGCTGGATGGAGCAGAAGAACTGGTGTGCTTCGTTGACGGCCCGGTAGTGCTTGCTGGACTTACAGATACAGATAAAGGAATTAAAGGCAAGCCGGAAGAAATATTATTACCGGAGCAGAGCCATACATATGGAGCGTTCGTTTGGACGCAGAATGTGTATCTGACCAGAAAACAGAAGGAGAACTTCAGGCTGGTGCCGTTGTATGAGGTGACCAACGAAGCGTACACAGTGTACTTTACATCTGAAAGTTAA
- the udk gene encoding uridine kinase has product MLFIGICGASGSGKSTLADALREKLGEDRCQVLQQDAYYRDHSYLTFEQRVKLNYDEPGIFDHDLLLEDIQQLLNGGGITRKGYNFAEHRRDDKPDEIILPKDVLILEGIHCFYDKRLTEMMFLKLYMQVEADICLLRRIERDIIERGRDIQGIGEQYLNSVKPMFDKHIRNYVHDADVIVAHGGKNARIVDILAGYVQDELGKR; this is encoded by the coding sequence ATGTTATTCATAGGTATTTGCGGAGCGAGCGGAAGCGGAAAGAGTACGCTGGCGGATGCGCTGAGGGAAAAGCTTGGTGAAGACAGGTGCCAGGTGCTTCAGCAGGATGCGTATTACCGGGATCACTCCTACCTGACGTTTGAGCAGCGTGTGAAGCTGAACTACGACGAGCCCGGGATCTTTGACCATGATCTGCTGCTGGAGGATATTCAGCAGCTGCTGAACGGCGGCGGAATCACCCGGAAGGGATACAACTTCGCAGAGCATCGCCGGGACGATAAGCCGGACGAGATTATCCTGCCCAAGGACGTACTGATCCTGGAAGGTATCCACTGCTTCTACGATAAGCGACTGACAGAGATGATGTTCCTGAAGCTGTACATGCAGGTTGAAGCGGATATCTGCCTGCTGCGGAGAATTGAGCGGGATATCATTGAAAGAGGAAGAGACATCCAGGGCATCGGAGAGCAGTACCTGAACAGCGTAAAGCCGATGTTTGATAAGCATATCCGGAATTATGTCCATGACGCGGACGTGATTGTGGCACACGGAGGAAAGAACGCGAGGATAGTGGACATACTGGCGGGATATGTGCAGGATGAACTGGGGAAAAGATAA
- the pckA gene encoding phosphoenolpyruvate carboxykinase (ATP), with product MAAVDLTKYGITGATEIIHNPSYDFLFEEENKPELTGYDKGQKTELGAMNVMTGIYTGRSPKDKYIVMDENSKDTVWWTTDGYKNDNHPLSEENWAILKKLAQKQLSGKRLFVMDAFCGANKDTRMAIRFIMEVAWQAHFVKNMFIQPTEEELASFEPDFVVYAASKAKVDDYKAMGLNSETAVAFNITSREQVILNTWYGGEMKKGMFSMMNYYLPLKGIAAMHCSANTDMEGKNTAIFFGLSGTGKTTLSTDPKRLLIGDDEHGWDDNGVFNFEGGCYAKVINLDKDSEPDIYNAIRRDALLENVTVDENGKIDFADKSVTENTRVSYPIEHIEKIVKNVNPVSAGPDAKNVIFLSADAFGVLPPVSILTPEQTKYYFLSGFTAKLAGTERGITEPTPTFSACFGQAFLELHPTKYAEELVKKMEKSGAKAYLVNTGWNGTGKRISIKDTRGIIDAILNGDILNAPTKKIPYFNFEVPTELNGVDTGILDPRDTYADASEWEKKAQDLAGRFIKNFAKYESNEAGKALVAAGPQL from the coding sequence ATGGCAGCTGTGGATCTTACCAAATACGGGATCACCGGTGCAACGGAGATCATTCATAACCCTTCTTACGACTTCCTGTTCGAAGAAGAAAACAAGCCGGAACTGACTGGCTATGACAAGGGCCAGAAGACCGAGCTGGGCGCGATGAACGTCATGACCGGTATCTACACCGGACGGAGCCCCAAGGACAAGTACATCGTGATGGACGAAAACAGCAAGGATACTGTTTGGTGGACCACCGATGGCTATAAGAACGATAACCATCCTCTGAGCGAGGAAAACTGGGCGATTCTGAAGAAGCTGGCCCAGAAGCAGCTGAGCGGCAAGCGCCTGTTCGTCATGGACGCCTTCTGCGGCGCCAACAAGGACACCCGCATGGCTATCCGCTTCATCATGGAAGTGGCCTGGCAGGCTCACTTCGTGAAGAACATGTTCATCCAGCCCACCGAAGAAGAACTGGCCAGCTTTGAGCCCGACTTTGTCGTGTACGCTGCTTCCAAGGCCAAGGTGGATGACTACAAGGCCATGGGCCTGAACAGCGAAACCGCTGTTGCCTTCAATATCACCAGCCGTGAGCAGGTTATCCTGAACACCTGGTACGGCGGCGAAATGAAGAAGGGTATGTTCTCCATGATGAACTACTACCTGCCGCTGAAGGGCATTGCCGCTATGCACTGCTCCGCCAACACCGACATGGAAGGCAAGAACACTGCCATCTTCTTCGGTCTGAGCGGCACCGGCAAGACCACCCTGTCCACCGACCCCAAGCGTCTGCTGATCGGCGATGACGAACACGGCTGGGACGACAACGGCGTGTTCAACTTCGAAGGCGGCTGCTACGCCAAGGTCATCAACCTGGACAAGGACAGCGAGCCCGACATCTACAACGCCATCCGTCGCGACGCCCTGCTGGAGAACGTCACTGTTGACGAAAACGGCAAGATCGACTTCGCTGACAAGAGCGTGACCGAGAACACCCGCGTGAGCTATCCGATCGAGCACATCGAGAAGATCGTTAAGAACGTGAACCCCGTGTCCGCCGGCCCCGATGCCAAGAACGTTATCTTCCTGAGCGCTGACGCCTTCGGCGTGCTGCCGCCCGTGAGCATCCTGACCCCCGAACAGACCAAGTACTACTTCCTGAGCGGCTTCACCGCCAAGCTGGCTGGTACCGAGCGCGGCATCACCGAGCCCACCCCCACCTTCTCCGCCTGCTTCGGCCAGGCCTTCCTCGAACTGCATCCCACCAAGTATGCTGAGGAACTGGTTAAGAAGATGGAAAAGAGCGGCGCCAAGGCCTACCTGGTCAACACCGGCTGGAACGGCACCGGCAAGCGTATCTCCATCAAGGATACCCGCGGCATCATCGACGCGATCCTGAACGGCGATATCCTGAACGCGCCCACCAAGAAGATTCCTTACTTCAACTTCGAAGTGCCCACCGAACTGAACGGTGTTGACACCGGCATTCTGGATCCCCGCGACACTTACGCGGATGCTTCCGAGTGGGAGAAGAAGGCCCAGGATCTGGCTGGCCGGTTCATCAAGAACTTCGCCAAGTACGAGAGCAACGAAGCCGGTAAGGCGCTCGTGGCAGCTGGTCCTCAGCTGTAA
- a CDS encoding pyruvate carboxylase subunit B encodes MKKVQFTETVLRDANQSLMATRLPYADFEEILPVMDKAGYYSVECWGGATFDSCLRYLNEDPFERLRNIRKNMPNTRLQMLLRGQNLLGYKHYHDDVVEKFVELSIKNGIDVIRIFDALNDFRNLGTALDAVKKYATPRTVASGCISYTQSPVHTVEKYVEMCKDLVKMGFDTLCLKDMAGTMSPYEAEHLIKGIKDAVGDVPVILHTHCTTGMAYMTLTKAIESGVDVIDTATSCFSNGTSQAATETMFYAAQQYGIETGLDEKVINKVNDFFKPVKQKYVDNGTINPKSMATDSQALVYKVPGGMLSNMIANLKDMNAMDKFDEALLEIPAVRKDLGYPPLVTPLSQMVGNQAVTNVLVGERYKNISNEVKNYFKGEYGIAPAPVNEELQAKILGEGGQPIDCRIEDSKRTGEDFENAKKALGDLAESEEDLMSWICFPKQAEDYLKFRKENREKKVQYTIEEA; translated from the coding sequence ATGAAGAAAGTACAATTCACCGAAACCGTCCTGCGGGACGCAAACCAGTCCCTGATGGCCACCCGGCTGCCCTATGCCGACTTTGAGGAAATCCTGCCCGTCATGGACAAGGCCGGATACTACTCTGTTGAGTGCTGGGGCGGCGCCACGTTCGACAGCTGCCTGCGGTATCTGAACGAAGATCCCTTTGAGCGGCTGCGCAACATCCGCAAGAACATGCCCAACACCCGCCTGCAGATGCTGTTGCGCGGCCAGAACCTGCTGGGCTACAAACACTACCATGATGACGTGGTGGAGAAGTTCGTTGAGCTGAGCATCAAGAACGGTATCGATGTGATCCGTATCTTCGACGCCCTGAACGACTTCCGCAACCTGGGCACCGCCCTGGACGCTGTGAAGAAGTACGCCACGCCCCGGACCGTAGCCTCCGGCTGCATCAGCTACACCCAGAGCCCCGTGCACACCGTCGAAAAGTACGTTGAAATGTGCAAGGATCTGGTCAAGATGGGCTTCGATACCCTGTGCCTGAAGGACATGGCCGGTACCATGAGCCCCTACGAAGCTGAACACCTGATCAAGGGCATCAAGGATGCCGTTGGCGATGTGCCGGTTATCCTGCACACCCACTGCACCACCGGTATGGCTTACATGACCCTGACCAAGGCCATCGAGAGCGGCGTTGACGTTATCGACACCGCTACGAGCTGCTTCTCAAACGGTACGAGCCAGGCCGCGACTGAGACCATGTTCTACGCCGCGCAGCAGTACGGCATCGAAACCGGACTGGATGAGAAGGTCATCAACAAAGTCAACGACTTCTTCAAGCCCGTGAAGCAGAAGTATGTTGACAACGGCACCATCAATCCCAAGAGCATGGCGACCGACAGCCAGGCGCTGGTGTACAAGGTACCCGGCGGCATGCTGAGCAACATGATCGCTAACCTCAAGGATATGAACGCCATGGATAAGTTCGACGAAGCGCTGCTGGAGATCCCGGCCGTCCGCAAGGACCTGGGCTATCCTCCGCTGGTAACCCCCCTGAGCCAGATGGTCGGCAACCAGGCCGTGACCAACGTGCTGGTGGGCGAGCGCTACAAGAACATCTCCAATGAAGTGAAGAACTACTTCAAGGGTGAATACGGCATCGCGCCGGCTCCCGTGAACGAAGAGCTGCAGGCCAAGATCCTGGGCGAGGGCGGACAGCCCATCGACTGCCGGATCGAGGACAGCAAGCGCACCGGTGAGGACTTCGAGAATGCCAAGAAGGCCCTGGGCGACCTGGCCGAGAGCGAAGAAGACCTCATGAGCTGGATCTGCTTCCCGAAGCAGGCTGAGGATTACCTCAAGTTCCGGAAGGAAAACCGCGAAAAGAAAGTTCAGTACACCATCGAAGAGGCGTAA
- a CDS encoding OadG family protein codes for MTSRLTLGIGSNLLDAILGYAVVFIGLTLLMTVIVIVGKIFTAKKAAPAEEKAAPAAAAPAAPKKLAPGSAGDVKLYDTDPRDAAMIMAIVANKLDKPLNELRFRSIKEVK; via the coding sequence ATGACAAGTCGTTTGACACTTGGCATTGGCAGCAATCTTCTTGATGCCATCCTCGGTTATGCCGTGGTCTTCATCGGACTGACCCTGCTGATGACCGTTATCGTGATCGTCGGCAAGATCTTTACCGCCAAGAAGGCTGCCCCTGCCGAAGAAAAAGCCGCTCCCGCGGCTGCGGCTCCTGCCGCTCCCAAGAAGCTGGCTCCCGGCAGCGCCGGCGATGTGAAGCTGTATGACACCGATCCGCGTGACGCGGCGATGATCATGGCTATCGTGGCGAACAAGCTGGACAAACCCCTGAATGAGCTCCGGTTCAGATCCATCAAGGAGGTTAAGTAA
- a CDS encoding biotin/lipoyl-binding protein yields the protein MKYKVTLKGKTYEVEVDQGEAMILDEYEAYAPAPAAAPAPVAAPAAAPAAAPAAPAVAAVAGEQVNSPMPGTIVKMNVKAGQAVKSGEVLAVLEAMKMENEIMAPHDATVVQVLTDVGTKVDTGTPIIVLG from the coding sequence ATGAAGTATAAAGTAACCCTGAAGGGCAAGACCTATGAAGTAGAAGTGGATCAGGGCGAGGCCATGATCCTGGACGAATATGAAGCGTATGCGCCGGCTCCCGCCGCCGCTCCCGCTCCTGTTGCTGCCCCCGCTGCCGCTCCGGCTGCTGCTCCTGCAGCTCCCGCCGTTGCCGCTGTTGCCGGTGAGCAGGTCAACTCTCCCATGCCCGGCACCATCGTGAAGATGAACGTGAAGGCCGGCCAGGCCGTGAAGAGCGGTGAAGTCCTGGCTGTGCTGGAAGCCATGAAGATGGAGAACGAGATCATGGCGCCCCATGACGCGACTGTTGTGCAGGTGCTGACTGACGTCGGAACGAAGGTCGATACCGGTACTCCGATCATCGTTCTGGGATAA
- a CDS encoding sodium ion-translocating decarboxylase subunit beta, whose product MLESLGKLVTESGFAGFFSNPDGWRNLVMIAIACVLLYLGIKKQYEPLLMVGIAVGCLLANVSSVFMTADGSLPDALYHQSLWDAFLDHTSPYYHSYGHIMAHGGLIDILYIGVKAGIYPCMIFIGIGAMTDFGPLISNPKSLLLGAAAQFGVFFAFFGANLLGFDAQQSASIGIIGGADGPTAILTTTKLAPELLGPIAVAAYSYMALIPMIQPPIMRALTTEKERSVKMTQLREVSKTEKILFPIIVTIFIVLLLPSTAPLIGCLMFGNLLKETGVTERLSDVAQNALMNIVTLFLGISVGATMVGSRFLTLDTIKIVVLGLIAFSFSTIGGLLVGKLMYKLSGGKINPLIGSAGVSAVPMAARVSQREGQKANPSNFLLMHAMGPNVAGVIGSAIAAGFLISMFG is encoded by the coding sequence ATGTTAGAATCCCTCGGAAAACTGGTTACTGAATCCGGCTTTGCCGGTTTCTTCAGCAACCCGGACGGATGGCGCAACCTGGTGATGATCGCCATCGCGTGCGTGCTGCTGTACCTGGGTATCAAAAAGCAGTATGAGCCCCTGCTGATGGTCGGTATCGCTGTCGGCTGCCTGCTGGCGAACGTGAGCTCCGTGTTCATGACCGCTGACGGATCCCTGCCGGACGCCCTGTATCATCAGAGTCTGTGGGACGCTTTCCTGGATCACACCAGCCCTTACTATCACAGCTACGGCCATATCATGGCCCACGGCGGTCTGATCGATATCCTGTATATCGGCGTTAAGGCTGGTATTTACCCCTGCATGATCTTCATTGGTATCGGCGCCATGACCGACTTCGGTCCGCTGATCTCCAACCCGAAGAGCCTGCTGCTGGGTGCTGCCGCTCAGTTCGGCGTGTTCTTCGCCTTCTTCGGCGCGAACCTGCTGGGATTCGATGCGCAGCAGTCCGCTTCCATCGGTATCATCGGCGGCGCTGATGGCCCCACCGCCATCCTGACCACCACCAAGCTGGCTCCTGAACTGCTGGGACCGATCGCCGTGGCTGCTTACAGCTACATGGCCCTGATCCCGATGATTCAGCCGCCCATCATGCGCGCCCTGACCACTGAGAAAGAGCGCTCCGTGAAGATGACCCAGCTGCGTGAAGTCAGCAAGACCGAGAAGATCCTGTTCCCGATCATCGTGACGATCTTCATCGTTCTGCTGCTGCCCTCCACCGCTCCGCTGATCGGCTGCCTGATGTTTGGTAACCTGCTGAAGGAAACCGGCGTCACCGAGCGTCTGAGCGATGTGGCCCAGAACGCCCTGATGAACATTGTTACCCTGTTCCTGGGCATCAGCGTGGGTGCCACCATGGTTGGTTCCCGCTTCCTGACGCTGGACACCATCAAGATCGTTGTACTGGGCCTGATCGCCTTCTCCTTCAGCACCATCGGCGGCCTGCTGGTAGGCAAGCTGATGTACAAGCTGAGCGGCGGAAAGATCAACCCGCTGATCGGTTCTGCCGGCGTTTCCGCTGTGCCTATGGCGGCTCGTGTTTCCCAGCGTGAAGGTCAGAAGGCCAATCCTTCCAACTTCCTGCTGATGCACGCAATGGGCCCGAACGTGGCAGGTGTTATCGGATCCGCTATTGCGGCGGGATTCCTCATCAGCATGTTCGGTTAA
- a CDS encoding PspC domain-containing protein has translation MKKLCKSNKNRKICGVCGGIAEYLNADPTLIRLAFVVISMAAGTGLLAYIAAALIMPEANEVED, from the coding sequence ATGAAGAAACTGTGCAAGAGCAACAAGAATAGAAAAATCTGCGGCGTGTGCGGCGGTATCGCTGAATACCTGAATGCTGATCCTACCCTGATCCGCCTGGCGTTCGTCGTGATTTCCATGGCTGCCGGAACCGGCCTGCTGGCTTACATCGCTGCTGCACTGATTATGCCCGAGGCCAATGAAGTAGAAGACTGA
- the argF gene encoding ornithine carbamoyltransferase, which produces MNPFKGNSFLKLLDFTPDQISSLLDLAADLKAKKKAGIPHACCAGKNVALIFEKTSTRTRCSFEVAAYDLGMNCTYLDPSGSQIGKKESIADTARVLGRMYDGIEYRGYGQNIVEDLAKYSGVPVWNGLTNEFHPTQILADFLTVKEHFGDLKSIKLVYMGDARYNMGNSLMVGCAKMGMHFVACAPEKYWPNSALIDTCRKIAAETGAVLEFEDDVDKAVAGAHVIYTDVWVSMGEPDSVWEERIRDLLPYRVTSAVMGKAGSQCVFMHCLPSFHDLKTSIGRSIFEKFGIDCMEVTDEVFESPASIVFDEAENRMHTIKAVMASSLAEDL; this is translated from the coding sequence GTGAATCCTTTCAAAGGTAATAGCTTCCTGAAGCTTCTTGATTTTACTCCCGATCAGATCTCTTCTCTCCTGGATCTTGCTGCTGACCTCAAGGCCAAAAAGAAAGCAGGCATTCCGCATGCCTGCTGTGCCGGGAAAAACGTTGCCCTGATCTTTGAAAAGACCAGCACCCGTACCCGTTGCTCTTTTGAGGTTGCCGCCTATGATCTGGGAATGAACTGCACCTATCTGGATCCTTCCGGAAGCCAGATCGGCAAAAAAGAAAGTATTGCCGATACCGCCCGTGTTCTGGGCCGCATGTATGACGGCATTGAATACCGTGGTTACGGTCAGAATATCGTGGAAGACCTGGCGAAGTATTCCGGCGTTCCGGTCTGGAATGGCCTCACCAATGAGTTCCATCCCACCCAGATCCTGGCCGACTTCCTGACGGTCAAGGAGCACTTCGGAGATCTGAAGAGCATCAAGCTCGTCTATATGGGCGATGCACGCTACAACATGGGCAATTCCCTTATGGTGGGCTGTGCCAAGATGGGCATGCACTTCGTCGCCTGCGCGCCGGAAAAGTACTGGCCCAATTCCGCCCTCATTGATACCTGCAGGAAGATCGCCGCTGAAACCGGCGCTGTCCTGGAGTTTGAGGACGACGTCGATAAGGCTGTCGCCGGTGCCCACGTCATCTATACTGACGTCTGGGTCTCCATGGGTGAGCCGGACAGCGTCTGGGAAGAACGTATCCGCGATCTGCTTCCCTACCGCGTCACGTCCGCTGTCATGGGCAAAGCCGGTTCACAGTGTGTGTTCATGCACTGCTTACCGTCCTTCCACGATCTTAAAACCTCTATCGGCCGTTCCATCTTCGAGAAGTTCGGCATTGACTGCATGGAAGTCACCGACGAAGTCTTTGAGTCTCCCGCTTCCATCGTATTCGATGAAGCCGAGAACCGTATGCACACCATCAAAGCAGTCATGGCCTCCTCTCTCGCAGAAGATCTTTAA
- a CDS encoding helix-turn-helix domain-containing protein: MARSDSNGMTNNAGIAYGELIRRQRKAKKMNQEELGALVKVGKNAVGAWEAGRSRPDVGSVPVICEALDISLEEFFGYPDKSGENIVELHGIKPEERAGLLRKYSSLNQYNRQVILRQMDVLRDMQEDTREPRKVIRLFRNELAASAGPGETLEATRGEEVFLFADSMTELADEIIRVNGNSMEPTFANGDMVLVKHTGSVREGEIGVFICGDTGYIKEYQKDGLHSHNPAYAPLTFSENEPVHCVGRVIGKVKADAWADDESIRAWEEYEQKGR; the protein is encoded by the coding sequence ATGGCCAGGAGCGATTCAAACGGAATGACCAATAACGCCGGGATCGCATACGGTGAGCTGATCCGCCGTCAGCGGAAGGCCAAGAAGATGAACCAGGAAGAGCTGGGCGCACTGGTGAAGGTCGGAAAGAACGCCGTTGGCGCCTGGGAAGCCGGGAGAAGCCGTCCGGATGTGGGAAGCGTTCCTGTAATCTGTGAAGCGCTGGATATCTCCCTGGAAGAGTTCTTCGGCTATCCGGACAAGAGCGGAGAAAACATCGTTGAGCTCCATGGTATCAAGCCTGAAGAACGGGCAGGACTGCTGCGGAAGTATTCCTCCCTGAATCAATACAACCGACAGGTGATCCTGCGGCAGATGGACGTGCTGCGGGACATGCAGGAAGATACCAGGGAGCCGCGTAAAGTTATCCGGTTGTTCCGGAACGAGCTGGCCGCATCAGCCGGTCCCGGTGAAACTCTGGAAGCTACCCGGGGTGAAGAAGTGTTCCTGTTTGCTGACAGCATGACAGAGCTGGCAGACGAAATCATCCGGGTCAACGGTAACAGTATGGAGCCCACCTTCGCAAACGGGGACATGGTGCTGGTAAAGCATACCGGAAGCGTCCGGGAAGGCGAGATCGGCGTCTTCATCTGCGGAGATACCGGTTATATTAAGGAATACCAGAAAGACGGGCTGCACAGCCACAATCCGGCATATGCACCGCTTACCTTCAGTGAAAATGAACCGGTACACTGCGTGGGCCGGGTAATCGGAAAAGTGAAAGCAGACGCCTGGGCGGACGATGAGAGCATCCGTGCCTGGGAAGAATATGAGCAGAAAGGAAGATGA
- a CDS encoding DnaJ domain-containing protein yields MPNDPFAVLGLNSSATEDEIKSAYRKLAKKYHPDLNPGDKAAEEKMREVNEAYTRALQIKKTGKDPYQNPYSSSGSSGASGYYNPFGGSYGGYGGSQGSYGQGSYGGNGGQGGDPFGDFGFGFDPFSAFFGGQQGGYQQQTRYRTRNYSNPELKTAENHVLANRYHDAITQLNRVPTHDADWHALYARADMGLGNRISALDHARAAVRMAPNDPDFQALLNTIESGRQAYRQARSSGYDFRSAICSNPCLTCIVANMFCNCCLGGCGRYGMFC; encoded by the coding sequence ATGCCGAATGATCCATTTGCGGTACTGGGTCTGAATTCCTCCGCAACCGAGGACGAGATCAAATCCGCCTACCGGAAGCTGGCCAAGAAGTATCACCCGGACCTGAATCCCGGCGACAAAGCCGCGGAAGAGAAGATGCGGGAGGTTAATGAGGCCTATACCCGCGCCCTGCAGATCAAGAAGACCGGCAAGGATCCTTATCAGAATCCCTATAGTTCTTCCGGCTCTTCCGGTGCGTCTGGTTATTACAATCCCTTCGGCGGCAGTTATGGCGGCTATGGCGGCTCCCAGGGCAGTTATGGCCAGGGCAGCTACGGTGGTAATGGCGGCCAGGGCGGTGATCCCTTTGGGGATTTCGGTTTCGGCTTTGATCCCTTCTCCGCTTTCTTCGGCGGCCAGCAGGGCGGCTATCAGCAGCAGACCCGCTACCGTACGCGGAACTATTCCAATCCCGAGCTGAAGACCGCTGAGAATCACGTTCTCGCCAACCGTTATCACGACGCGATCACCCAGCTCAACCGGGTTCCTACCCATGACGCCGATTGGCATGCACTCTATGCTCGTGCGGATATGGGGCTTGGCAACCGGATTTCCGCTCTCGATCATGCCCGTGCCGCAGTCCGTATGGCACCCAACGATCCGGATTTCCAGGCTCTGCTGAACACCATTGAGTCAGGCCGCCAGGCTTATCGCCAGGCACGCAGCAGCGGTTACGATTTCCGTTCCGCCATCTGCTCCAATCCCTGCCTCACCTGCATCGTCGCCAACATGTTCTGCAACTGCTGTTTGGGTGGTTGTGGACGTTATGGAATGTTCTGCTAA